A region of Pyxidicoccus parkwaysis DNA encodes the following proteins:
- a CDS encoding bpX5 domain-containing protein gives MSSERVPVRWSSRAEPLEPLAVAGEGDVARALARRLLSETDARLAEWSGVAGEGVLVLLGPSGSLPWVDGAVYLGKDSAAPSLLMPCALAPNVAASMLERALLARVGNAGTPVAVLPASGHLVPVGAARPVSRVTLTAWLEPASVATNAQVLP, from the coding sequence ATGAGCAGCGAGAGAGTACCGGTGCGTTGGAGCTCCCGGGCCGAGCCGCTGGAGCCGCTCGCCGTCGCGGGTGAAGGCGACGTTGCGCGCGCGCTCGCTCGCCGCTTGCTCTCCGAGACGGACGCGCGGCTCGCGGAGTGGAGCGGCGTGGCCGGGGAGGGGGTTCTCGTTCTGCTCGGGCCCTCGGGCTCGCTGCCTTGGGTGGATGGCGCCGTGTATCTCGGGAAGGACTCCGCCGCGCCTTCGCTGTTGATGCCGTGTGCGCTGGCTCCCAATGTGGCCGCGTCGATGCTGGAGCGCGCGTTGCTTGCTCGCGTGGGGAACGCGGGGACTCCGGTGGCGGTGTTGCCCGCGTCTGGCCACCTCGTCCCGGTAGGTGCGGCCCGGCCCGTGTCTCGCGTCACGCTCACCGCGTGGCTGGAGCCGGCTTCGGTGGCGACGAATGCGCAGGTGCTGCCATGA
- a CDS encoding bpX6 domain-containing protein — protein MNATPMTLRPRRHVHRGTVRAAALWFDPALLGEGEARRRVLAAWAPGASVFAVAGGYLLRLPRTSVIASDSASGLPLTLEKGVLSSAPLSASEREHPELREGSVLLVRAGQAHVHVLAGARAVDLSEWLDVSAWEVVPVRGLGAPPPPVPSLEPLPPPTRAFFGPAVPTPAPEAQVMLARMQGKPPPEGLVVAERPGFFARLLMVLFGASTAAQEGKTGEAPAVRRAGLLARLRAMFGSGASSGEAARVARGPGLFARLRAMFGSGTGSNTAAHASSASGPGLLQRFFGAFGSGASDVGSSASGPGLLSRLASWFLGGDSQHSLPSETSSGVASKPGRPSLWRRLLAYFGSANEHTEGATARSGGKPGQAPSTPPPAPPGPSMLSRFSEWMLRNTPLGELLGRRKAEYVRRLFDMFEEGNLQEALRYAIPLSSGGLDENTRVALGLPGPRESLSIQPARGGAASIFAGGEDLFAALKERYRAAFRRLEREGRIDEAAFVLAELLGAHEEAVSFLERHGRFKLAAELAEGRNLPPGLVVRQWFLARDVARATAIARRSGAFADAVLRLERTHPEEARVLRLLWGETLAESGDWARAVQAVWPITDARELARGWVERGVACGGANGARLLALWVTAYSDGLAAAQSHVRELLEDDAPERAPERFAFALTLSGEMSSPGRTALVVPTVRALLRDRAMDQARFTNDFFTRLLRDAPDGTLRTDLPPLVERISTPWMTDVSRPPIHLTARETDDGAFPVHDAVVLPDGRLLLALGEAGARLVRADGHTVAHFDVPAFALVLSDHGDRALALAPRGEVRRLSRLDLVSRRASFWCDAVVDAWAPTYDGGVWFVAAGSTVMMVDVLAPEVRALWRVTDVRPPVHALAVDAGRLSFLSNSMERWTYDLAQGPTLRSRAELFSPENSIPDDSIPGVIESVSLTADGEGAVMMAVFDLEKGEMPAFILGAGSASRDLRLLWLKPAGPRSSQPPPFARPGRERLILSDLWRVDVLRCTGHIQLHLTDARGTERALLVFEGDTLPRVRLTATALTAFDSRGRVLWLVLGEGIGRHVAVR, from the coding sequence ATGAACGCGACTCCCATGACGCTGCGTCCCCGGAGACACGTGCACCGGGGCACCGTGCGGGCCGCGGCCCTCTGGTTCGACCCCGCGTTGCTCGGCGAGGGTGAGGCTCGGAGGCGCGTGCTCGCCGCGTGGGCTCCGGGTGCTTCCGTGTTTGCCGTTGCCGGTGGCTATCTGCTGCGCCTGCCTCGGACGTCTGTCATTGCGAGTGATTCCGCTTCGGGGCTGCCGCTCACGCTGGAGAAGGGCGTGCTGTCCTCGGCGCCGCTGTCCGCCTCCGAGCGCGAGCACCCGGAGTTGCGCGAGGGCTCGGTGTTGCTGGTGCGCGCGGGGCAGGCGCACGTCCATGTGCTGGCGGGCGCGCGTGCGGTGGACCTCTCCGAGTGGCTCGACGTGTCCGCGTGGGAGGTGGTGCCCGTTCGCGGTCTCGGCGCGCCTCCGCCGCCCGTGCCTTCGCTGGAGCCGCTTCCTCCGCCGACGCGTGCCTTCTTCGGTCCGGCGGTGCCCACGCCCGCGCCCGAGGCGCAGGTGATGCTCGCGCGCATGCAGGGGAAGCCGCCACCGGAAGGGCTCGTGGTGGCCGAGCGTCCGGGGTTCTTCGCGCGGCTGCTCATGGTGCTCTTCGGCGCGAGCACGGCAGCTCAGGAGGGGAAGACGGGCGAGGCTCCTGCCGTGCGCCGTGCGGGACTGCTCGCGCGGCTGCGCGCGATGTTCGGTTCCGGAGCAAGCTCCGGTGAAGCTGCGCGCGTTGCACGAGGCCCCGGGCTGTTCGCGCGGCTGCGCGCGATGTTCGGCTCGGGGACTGGCTCCAACACTGCTGCGCACGCCAGCTCCGCGAGCGGTCCGGGCCTGCTCCAGCGCTTCTTCGGCGCGTTCGGCTCCGGCGCCTCGGACGTTGGTTCCTCCGCATCCGGCCCGGGTCTGCTCTCGCGCCTCGCCTCGTGGTTCCTGGGCGGCGATTCGCAGCACTCTCTCCCTTCGGAGACCTCCAGCGGCGTCGCGTCGAAGCCGGGCCGGCCCTCGCTGTGGCGCCGGCTCCTCGCATACTTCGGCTCCGCCAACGAGCACACCGAAGGCGCCACGGCCCGGAGCGGCGGCAAGCCCGGCCAGGCCCCGTCCACTCCTCCGCCGGCACCTCCCGGTCCGAGCATGCTGTCCCGCTTCTCCGAGTGGATGCTGCGCAACACGCCGCTCGGCGAATTGCTGGGCCGACGCAAGGCGGAGTACGTGCGCCGCCTCTTCGACATGTTCGAGGAGGGCAACCTCCAGGAGGCGCTGCGCTACGCCATCCCCCTGAGCAGCGGCGGCCTGGACGAGAACACGCGCGTGGCCCTGGGCCTGCCCGGCCCGCGCGAGTCGCTCTCCATCCAGCCCGCCCGGGGCGGCGCCGCCTCCATCTTCGCCGGTGGTGAGGACCTGTTCGCCGCCCTCAAGGAGCGCTACCGCGCCGCCTTCCGCCGCCTCGAGCGCGAGGGCCGCATCGACGAGGCCGCCTTCGTCCTCGCCGAATTGCTCGGCGCCCACGAGGAGGCCGTCTCCTTCCTGGAGCGGCACGGACGCTTCAAGCTCGCCGCCGAGCTGGCCGAGGGACGCAACCTCCCTCCGGGGCTCGTGGTGCGCCAGTGGTTCCTCGCCAGGGACGTGGCGCGCGCCACCGCCATCGCCCGGCGCAGCGGTGCCTTCGCGGACGCGGTGCTGCGGCTGGAGCGCACGCACCCCGAAGAGGCTCGCGTACTTCGCCTCCTCTGGGGCGAGACGCTCGCGGAGTCCGGTGACTGGGCCCGCGCGGTGCAGGCCGTGTGGCCCATCACCGATGCCCGCGAGCTGGCGCGCGGCTGGGTGGAGCGGGGCGTGGCGTGCGGCGGCGCGAATGGTGCGCGCCTGCTCGCGCTGTGGGTCACCGCCTACTCCGACGGCCTTGCGGCCGCTCAGTCGCACGTGCGCGAATTGCTCGAAGACGACGCCCCGGAGCGCGCTCCCGAGCGCTTCGCCTTCGCCCTCACGCTGTCCGGCGAGATGTCCTCCCCGGGCCGCACCGCGCTGGTGGTGCCCACCGTCCGCGCGCTGCTGCGCGACAGGGCCATGGACCAGGCCCGCTTCACCAACGACTTCTTCACCCGCCTGCTGCGCGACGCCCCCGACGGCACGCTGCGCACGGACCTGCCTCCGCTGGTCGAGCGCATCAGCACCCCGTGGATGACCGATGTCTCCCGCCCGCCCATCCACCTCACCGCCCGCGAGACGGACGACGGCGCCTTTCCCGTCCACGACGCGGTGGTGCTGCCGGACGGCCGGCTGCTGCTCGCGCTGGGCGAGGCCGGCGCGCGGCTGGTGCGCGCGGACGGACACACGGTGGCGCACTTCGACGTGCCGGCCTTCGCGCTGGTGCTCTCCGACCACGGAGACCGCGCGCTGGCACTCGCCCCGCGCGGCGAGGTGCGGCGCTTGTCGCGCCTGGACCTGGTGTCGCGCCGGGCCTCCTTCTGGTGCGACGCGGTGGTGGACGCCTGGGCCCCCACGTACGACGGCGGCGTCTGGTTCGTCGCCGCGGGAAGCACGGTGATGATGGTGGACGTGCTCGCCCCGGAGGTGCGCGCCCTCTGGCGGGTGACGGACGTGCGGCCGCCCGTGCACGCGCTGGCCGTGGATGCCGGACGCCTGAGCTTCCTCTCCAACAGCATGGAGCGCTGGACCTACGATTTGGCCCAGGGCCCCACGCTGCGCTCCCGCGCCGAGCTGTTCTCCCCGGAGAACTCCATCCCGGATGACTCCATCCCGGGAGTCATCGAGTCCGTCTCGCTGACCGCCGACGGCGAGGGCGCGGTGATGATGGCCGTCTTCGACCTGGAGAAGGGGGAGATGCCGGCATTCATCCTCGGGGCCGGGTCCGCCTCTCGCGACCTGCGGCTCCTGTGGCTGAAGCCCGCCGGGCCGCGCTCGTCGCAACCTCCACCGTTCGCGCGCCCTGGACGCGAGCGGCTCATCCTCTCCGACCTCTGGCGCGTGGACGTGCTGCGCTGCACGGGCCACATCCAGCTCCATCTCACCGACGCGCGCGGCACCGAGCGTGCCCTGCTCGTCTTCGAGGGAGACACGCTGCCCCGGGTGCGCCTCACCGCCACCGCGCTCACGGCCTTCGACTCGCGCGGCCGGGTGCTGTGGCTGGTTCTGGGGGAGGGCATCGGCCGGCACGTGGCCGTGCGCTGA
- a CDS encoding response regulator produces the protein MSRHVQHLLLVEDDSTWQERLGEAARAEGLRVSHAADGVEALEWLKTHPRAGHPDLILLDLSLPRMDGWELYGQLRTTERLRHLNVLMFSGALSGGEPPLSGVVGYLRKPSAPEALLGELRAKLRHLPEPSPREPSGPYALKLQDDVALTLGLLPRAECHAVRLHLLRAAELVGTELPMTSTWLMALPGVPPALLVTVCGVQVVLEVDDEQRMLRATSIHVPSNLLRMS, from the coding sequence ATGTCCCGGCACGTCCAGCATCTGCTCCTCGTCGAGGATGACTCCACCTGGCAGGAACGCCTGGGGGAGGCCGCTCGCGCGGAAGGCCTCCGCGTGTCCCACGCCGCGGATGGGGTGGAGGCCCTGGAGTGGCTCAAGACCCATCCCCGGGCGGGGCATCCGGACCTCATCCTGTTGGATTTGTCGCTGCCGCGGATGGACGGATGGGAGCTGTACGGCCAGCTCCGGACGACCGAGCGGCTGCGGCACCTGAACGTGCTGATGTTCTCCGGCGCGCTGAGCGGTGGGGAGCCGCCGCTCAGCGGCGTGGTGGGCTACCTGCGCAAGCCCTCCGCGCCGGAGGCGCTGCTGGGCGAGCTGCGCGCGAAGCTGCGGCACCTGCCCGAGCCTTCTCCGCGCGAGCCGTCCGGGCCGTACGCGCTGAAGCTCCAGGACGACGTCGCCCTCACGCTGGGCCTGCTGCCTCGCGCGGAGTGCCATGCCGTGCGGCTGCACCTGCTGCGCGCGGCGGAGCTGGTAGGCACGGAGCTGCCCATGACCTCCACGTGGCTGATGGCGCTGCCGGGGGTGCCACCCGCGCTGCTGGTGACGGTGTGCGGCGTGCAGGTGGTGCTGGAGGTGGACGACGAGCAGCGCATGCTCAGGGCCACGTCCATCCACGTCCCGTCGAACCTGCTGCGCATGTCCTGA
- a CDS encoding response regulator — MESSPPGVGSVLVVEDDADLRAAVADILEDAGFEVHVAENGEDALHVFGEMGHHGQRPCLVLLDLMMPVMDGFAFMERVRADPRMREVPVVVLSASVREPPVGARGMLRKPFEIPVLLDTVAEHCAQGAQG; from the coding sequence ATGGAGAGCTCCCCCCCTGGTGTCGGCTCGGTCCTCGTGGTGGAGGACGACGCGGACCTGCGTGCCGCCGTCGCCGACATCCTGGAGGACGCGGGCTTCGAGGTCCACGTCGCGGAGAACGGCGAGGACGCGCTGCACGTCTTCGGAGAGATGGGGCACCACGGCCAGCGCCCGTGCCTCGTGCTGCTGGACCTGATGATGCCCGTCATGGACGGCTTCGCCTTCATGGAGCGCGTGCGCGCGGACCCCCGGATGCGGGAGGTGCCCGTCGTGGTGCTCTCCGCGTCCGTGCGGGAGCCGCCCGTGGGCGCCCGGGGCATGCTGCGCAAGCCCTTCGAGATTCCCGTCCTGCTCGACACCGTGGCGGAGCACTGCGCCCAGGGCGCCCAGGGCTGA
- a CDS encoding GAF domain-containing sensor histidine kinase: MEAWEAEVRAIPAAQALSRPALRDGLPRLLEVVSALMREPPRDGVASGLGPIPDLHALERLGEGFNLRQVVTEYRLLRTCVLRLWAAHETAVPDAEEARVFHDAMDEAVAASVSRYTRARERTLQALDRISTAALGSADVAGFFPRLLLVLRETVAAVDVAAVLLRDGDFLRVESVVGEGLEPGARVRVGEGFTGTIAATGQPLLAHEAGTDARVGEASLRATGLRALYGVPLVLDSELLGVALMGSRSTPELSEEDLLLFRAMAARATALLSQAQAHARERQARAEAEASLARLLESEAGLRRWEEVFTRLGVGVVVVSAEDNVMRDVNPAFARMHGYAPEELLGRPLEDVFAPESRGMLSRHVAAAHSKTSHEYESLHVRKDGSRFPAFSHVTSFRDASGRVVQRVATVLDITQRRAVEVDRQRLLAAIEAERARLASVLEQLPAGVFIAEAPSGRLLMTNRQVELLTGQPFQSSSLNEDVMRGYPDARHLDGRPYTPDERPLTRSVRHGEVVSNEEMYFPREGGQDLTVLVSSAPIRDREGNTVAAVATMVDVTERRRAQESALQTARFGERLIAIVSHDLRNPLNAIQLSATQLLHSEALPERERRLVTRLARSADRMRRMISELLDFTRGRLGGGIPIQRAPGDLRAVVRQAVEELEAAWPERSLSVQVAPGRYEGEWDADRLMQVVSNLGGNALQYGPPETPVTFRLSDVGDAVVLEVHNAGEPIPPETLPRLFDPFRRGVSAGHAGGAGSGLGLGLYIVEQVVKGHGGRIQAESTAEAGTTFRVTLPRAPPG, from the coding sequence ATGGAGGCGTGGGAGGCGGAAGTGCGCGCCATACCCGCGGCGCAGGCCCTGTCCCGGCCCGCGCTGCGCGACGGCCTGCCCCGGCTGCTGGAGGTCGTCTCCGCGCTGATGCGCGAGCCGCCCCGGGACGGCGTGGCCTCGGGGCTGGGCCCCATTCCGGACCTGCACGCGCTGGAGCGGCTGGGCGAGGGCTTCAACCTGCGGCAGGTGGTGACGGAGTACCGGCTCTTGCGCACCTGCGTGCTGCGCCTGTGGGCGGCCCACGAGACGGCCGTGCCGGACGCGGAGGAGGCGCGCGTCTTCCACGATGCCATGGACGAGGCCGTCGCGGCGTCCGTCAGCCGCTACACCCGTGCACGCGAGCGCACGTTGCAGGCGCTGGACCGCATCAGCACCGCGGCCCTGGGCAGCGCGGACGTGGCCGGCTTCTTCCCGCGCCTCCTCCTGGTGCTGCGCGAGACGGTGGCGGCCGTGGATGTGGCGGCGGTGCTGCTGCGCGACGGGGACTTCCTGCGCGTGGAGAGCGTGGTGGGCGAGGGGCTGGAGCCCGGCGCCCGGGTGCGCGTGGGCGAGGGCTTCACCGGCACCATCGCCGCCACGGGCCAGCCGCTGCTGGCGCACGAGGCGGGGACGGACGCGCGGGTGGGCGAGGCCAGCCTGCGCGCGACGGGCCTGCGCGCGCTGTACGGCGTGCCGCTGGTGCTGGACTCGGAGTTGCTGGGCGTGGCGCTGATGGGCAGCCGCTCCACGCCGGAGTTGTCGGAGGAGGACCTGCTGCTCTTTCGCGCCATGGCGGCGCGCGCCACCGCGCTGCTCTCCCAGGCGCAGGCCCATGCTCGCGAGCGCCAGGCGCGCGCCGAGGCGGAGGCGTCCCTGGCCCGCCTGCTCGAGAGCGAGGCCGGCCTGCGGCGCTGGGAGGAGGTCTTCACCCGGCTGGGCGTGGGCGTGGTGGTGGTGAGCGCGGAGGACAACGTCATGCGCGACGTGAATCCCGCCTTCGCGCGCATGCACGGCTACGCGCCGGAGGAACTGCTGGGCCGGCCGCTGGAGGACGTCTTCGCGCCCGAGTCGCGCGGCATGCTGTCCCGGCACGTGGCCGCCGCGCACTCGAAGACGTCGCATGAGTACGAGTCGCTCCACGTGCGCAAGGACGGCAGCCGCTTCCCGGCCTTCTCGCACGTGACGTCCTTCCGCGACGCGTCCGGCCGCGTGGTGCAGCGCGTGGCCACCGTGCTGGACATCACCCAGCGGCGCGCGGTGGAGGTGGACCGGCAGCGCCTGCTGGCGGCGATTGAGGCCGAGCGCGCGCGGCTGGCGTCGGTGCTGGAGCAACTGCCCGCCGGCGTCTTCATCGCCGAGGCCCCCAGCGGGCGCCTCCTGATGACCAACCGGCAGGTGGAGTTGCTCACCGGCCAGCCCTTCCAGTCATCCTCGTTGAATGAGGATGTCATGCGCGGCTACCCGGACGCGCGGCACCTGGACGGGCGGCCGTACACGCCCGACGAGCGGCCGCTCACCCGCAGCGTCCGCCACGGCGAGGTGGTGAGCAACGAGGAGATGTACTTCCCCCGGGAGGGTGGCCAGGACCTGACGGTGCTCGTCTCCAGCGCGCCCATCCGCGACAGGGAGGGCAACACCGTCGCCGCCGTGGCCACCATGGTGGACGTCACCGAGCGGCGGCGCGCGCAGGAGTCCGCGCTGCAGACCGCGCGCTTCGGTGAGCGGCTCATCGCCATCGTCAGTCACGATTTGCGCAACCCGCTCAACGCGATTCAGCTCTCCGCCACGCAGCTCCTGCACAGCGAGGCGCTGCCCGAGCGCGAGCGGCGGCTCGTCACCCGGCTGGCCCGCTCCGCGGACCGGATGCGGCGCATGATTTCGGAGCTGCTCGACTTCACCCGGGGACGGCTGGGCGGCGGCATTCCCATCCAACGCGCGCCGGGAGACTTGCGCGCGGTGGTGCGCCAGGCGGTGGAGGAACTGGAGGCCGCGTGGCCGGAGCGCAGCCTGAGCGTGCAGGTGGCGCCCGGCCGCTACGAGGGCGAGTGGGACGCGGACCGGCTGATGCAGGTGGTGAGCAACCTGGGCGGCAACGCGCTCCAGTACGGCCCGCCGGAGACGCCCGTCACCTTCCGCCTGTCCGACGTGGGCGACGCGGTGGTGCTGGAGGTCCACAACGCGGGCGAGCCCATCCCCCCGGAGACGCTGCCGCGCCTGTTCGACCCGTTCCGCCGGGGCGTCTCCGCCGGCCATGCGGGCGGGGCGGGCAGCGGCCTGGGGCTGGGGCTCTACATCGTCGAGCAGGTGGTGAAGGGCCACGGCGGCCGCATCCAGGCGGAGTCCACCGCCGAGGCGGGCACCACCTTCCGCGTGACGCTGCCGCGCGCGCCGCCGGGCTGA
- a CDS encoding response regulator: MSLPSLVLLVEDHADSRELLEEFLTLEGFRVETAGNGLSAWERLRRLPRPDAVLLDLMMPVMSGWELMRHVREDSRLRTLPVVVVSGAGPSQPLPEGVHATVPKPVDLDELRSTLTRVVRLH, translated from the coding sequence ATGTCCCTGCCCAGCCTCGTCCTCCTGGTGGAAGACCACGCCGACAGCCGCGAGCTGCTGGAGGAATTCCTCACGCTGGAGGGCTTCCGCGTGGAGACGGCGGGCAACGGCCTCTCCGCGTGGGAGCGCCTGCGTCGCCTGCCGCGCCCGGACGCGGTGCTGCTGGACTTGATGATGCCGGTGATGAGCGGCTGGGAGCTGATGCGCCACGTCCGCGAGGACTCGAGGCTGCGCACCCTGCCGGTGGTGGTGGTGTCCGGCGCGGGCCCCTCGCAACCTCTGCCCGAGGGCGTGCACGCCACCGTGCCCAAGCCGGTGGACCTGGATGAGTTGCGCAGCACGCTGACGCGCGTGGTGCGGCTGCACTGA
- a CDS encoding serine/threonine-protein kinase, with protein sequence MSSLPSDVTSVPRVLLRSGRTSYEFVRSLGSAHHGELVLTRRRYDWDFAGFAVLKRPLPAEAGAAHRLLEEGRLSAQLHHPNLVAVHHVKGPDDSPVLVFEHTPGHRLDALLEASSRAQLPFSEGFALYVTAEVADALHHAHCLTDESGRALQVVHRDVGPHNILVTEHGAVKLLDFGAAWSRLRGRVATNGTDLPGSLAYAAPEHVAQLGLDARADLFGLGIVLLQLLTGRHLFEGADRFDAEARRRRERVLAQDSVIHEHALGAAMREAVSLAATNELKSRILAYSLEDLDEATRAVPAALMPVVRRALAPDRGQRFTTAAELARALREQLRRTNPSFGRAEALAELAGLRYTALRVSAGESPEEATEDRLLPEDDTAA encoded by the coding sequence ATGTCGTCCCTGCCGTCCGACGTCACCTCCGTGCCACGGGTGCTGCTGCGCTCGGGCCGTACGTCCTACGAGTTCGTGCGCTCGCTGGGCTCCGCCCACCATGGCGAGCTGGTACTCACCCGCCGCCGGTATGACTGGGACTTCGCCGGCTTCGCCGTCCTCAAGCGCCCACTGCCCGCGGAGGCCGGGGCCGCGCACCGGCTGCTGGAGGAAGGGCGGCTCAGCGCGCAACTCCACCACCCGAACCTCGTCGCCGTGCACCACGTGAAGGGCCCGGACGACTCGCCGGTGCTCGTCTTCGAGCACACGCCCGGCCACCGCCTGGACGCGCTGCTGGAGGCCTCCTCCCGCGCGCAGCTGCCCTTCTCCGAGGGCTTCGCCCTCTACGTCACCGCCGAGGTGGCGGACGCGCTCCACCACGCGCACTGCCTCACGGACGAGAGCGGGCGCGCGCTCCAGGTGGTGCACCGCGACGTGGGTCCCCACAACATCCTCGTCACCGAGCACGGCGCGGTGAAGCTGCTGGACTTCGGCGCCGCCTGGTCCCGGCTGCGGGGGCGCGTGGCCACCAATGGGACGGACCTGCCGGGCAGCCTCGCCTACGCCGCGCCCGAGCACGTGGCGCAGCTGGGCCTGGACGCACGCGCGGACCTGTTCGGCCTGGGCATCGTCCTGCTCCAGCTGCTCACCGGCCGCCACCTCTTCGAGGGCGCGGACCGCTTCGACGCGGAGGCGCGCCGCCGCCGGGAGCGCGTGCTGGCCCAGGACTCCGTCATCCACGAGCACGCGCTGGGCGCCGCCATGCGCGAGGCCGTCAGCCTCGCCGCCACCAACGAGCTCAAGAGCCGCATCCTCGCCTACTCCCTCGAGGACCTGGACGAGGCCACGCGCGCGGTGCCCGCCGCGCTCATGCCCGTCGTCCGCAGGGCGCTCGCCCCGGACCGCGGACAGCGCTTCACCACCGCCGCGGAGCTGGCCCGCGCCCTGCGCGAGCAGCTGCGCCGCACCAACCCGTCCTTCGGCCGCGCGGAGGCCCTCGCCGAGCTGGCCGGCCTGCGCTACACCGCGCTGCGCGTGTCCGCCGGCGAGTCCCCCGAGGAGGCCACCGAGGACCGCCTCCTCCCAGAAGACGACACCGCCGCCTGA
- a CDS encoding helix-turn-helix domain-containing protein, with the protein MTDRARLSRQQLERRLAVSVGEAARTARMSAGLTQADVAERIGIAAEVYGRMERGKMMPSVPTLFRLCLALRLSADVGMGLVTAVSVGAALWEDDSRDKDHLPEMRRLLRTLRRMSRSQLKLMNQVAAAILPQR; encoded by the coding sequence GTGACGGACCGCGCGAGGCTGTCGCGTCAGCAGTTGGAGCGGCGCCTGGCGGTGAGCGTTGGCGAGGCGGCCCGGACCGCGCGGATGAGCGCGGGGCTGACGCAGGCGGACGTCGCGGAGCGCATCGGCATCGCGGCGGAGGTCTACGGGCGGATGGAGCGCGGGAAGATGATGCCCAGCGTGCCCACCCTGTTCCGGCTGTGCCTGGCGCTGCGGCTGTCCGCGGATGTGGGCATGGGGCTCGTCACGGCGGTGTCGGTGGGCGCGGCCCTCTGGGAGGACGACTCCCGGGACAAGGACCACCTGCCGGAGATGCGCCGCCTCTTGCGGACGCTGCGCCGCATGTCGCGCAGTCAGCTCAAGCTGATGAACCAGGTCGCCGCCGCCATCCTACCCCAGCGGTGA
- a CDS encoding response regulator, translating into MRKRMLIVDDEPTLRWALSRYFTLQGYDVVSAENLREALEAVAAVPVQVVLTDLLFGRGQREDGLELVARLRDLMPHARFILLTGYSNAQTRQRAHDARVDLFLVKPQPLTALARYIDAFATRARPEPT; encoded by the coding sequence ATGCGGAAGCGGATGCTGATTGTCGATGACGAGCCGACCCTGCGCTGGGCGCTCAGCCGGTACTTCACCCTCCAGGGGTATGACGTCGTCTCCGCGGAGAACCTGCGCGAGGCGTTGGAGGCCGTCGCGGCCGTGCCCGTTCAAGTCGTGCTGACGGACCTGCTCTTCGGCCGGGGGCAGCGGGAGGACGGGCTGGAATTGGTGGCCCGGCTCCGCGACCTCATGCCCCACGCGCGCTTCATCCTGCTGACGGGCTACTCCAATGCGCAGACGCGGCAGCGCGCGCACGACGCACGCGTGGACCTGTTCCTCGTGAAGCCCCAGCCGCTGACCGCGCTCGCGCGTTACATCGACGCCTTCGCCACACGCGCCCGTCCCGAGCCGACATGA